A section of the Castanea sativa cultivar Marrone di Chiusa Pesio chromosome 12, ASM4071231v1 genome encodes:
- the LOC142621209 gene encoding protein disulfide-isomerase, protein MAIRVSIFFFLFALTIFASSSFTRISAEEAESKEFVLTLDHTNFSDIVSKQDFIVVEFYAPWCGHCKKLAPEYEKAASVLSSHDPPITLAKVDANEEVNKELATEFEVKGFPTIKILRNGGKHAQEYKGPRDADGIVAYLKKQRGPASAEIKSVEDASSLIDDKKIFIVGVFPKFSGEEFENFTALAEKLRSEYEFGHTSDAKFLPRGESSVTGPIVRLFKPFDELFVDFQDFHVDALEKFVEGSSLPVVTVFNSDPNNHPFVVKFFNSPNAKAMLFLNFSNEVADPFQSKYREVAEQFKGEGISFLIGDLDASQGAFQYFGLSEDQVPLIIIQKDNGQKYLKANLEPDHIAPWVKAYKDGEVPAYKKSEPIPESNNEPVKVVVADTLQDIVFNSGKNVLIEFYAPWCGHCKKLAPILDEVAVSYENDAAVIIAKLDATANDIPSDTFDVKGYPTLYFKSANGDLLQYDGDRTKEGIIEYIEKNRDKTTSQDKTTSEDKTTSQDASKDEL, encoded by the exons ATGGCgattagggtttcgattttcttttttctgtttgcTTTGACGATCTTCGCTTCGTCGTCGTTTACTAGAATCAGCGCTGAAGAAGCGGAATCGAAGGAGTTTGTTCTCACCTTGGACCACACCAACTTCTCCGACATTGTTAGCAAGCAAGACTTCATCGTTGTTGAGTTCTACGCCCCATG GTGTGGCCACTGTAAGAAGCTTGCTCCAGAG TATGAGAAAGCTGCATCTGTATTGAGCAGTCATGACCCTCCAATTACTCTAGCAAAAGTTGATGCCAATGAAGAAGTAAACAAAGAGCTTGCAACCGAATTTGAGGTTAAGGGTTTCcccacaattaaaattttaagaaatggaGGAAAGCATGCTCAAGAGTACAAAGGTCCGCGTGATGCAGATGGTATTGTTGCTTATTTGAAGAAACAAAGAGGCCCTGCATCTGCTGAAATAAAATCTGTGGAAGATGCTAGCAGTCTTATTGATGACAAGAAGATCTTCATT GTTGGTGTATTCCCAAAATTTTCTGGGGAGGAGTTTGAGAATTTCACAGCTCTTGCCGAAAAATTGCGCTCTGAGTACGAGTTTGGTCATACTTCAGATGCCAAATTCCTTCCACGTGGGGAATCATCAGTGACTGGGCCCATAGTTAGGCTGTTCAAGCCATTTGATGAACTTTTTGTTGATTTCCAG GACTTCCATGTGGATGCTTTAGAGAAGTTTGTTGAAGGATCCAGTTTGCCTGTTGTGACCGTCTTTAATAGCGATCCAAACAACCATCCCTTTGTTGTCAAATTCTTTAACAGTCCCAACGCTAAG GCCATGTTGTTCTTGAACTTCAGCAATGAAGTTGCTGATCCCTTTCAATCAAAGTATCGCGAAGTTGCTGAGCAATTTAAAGGAGAAGGAATAAGCTTTCTGATTGGAGATCTGGATGCTAGTCAAGGTGCCTTCCAG TATTTTGGACTTAGCGAAGATCAAGTGCCTCTAATCATCATCCAGAAGGATAATGGACAGAAATATTTGAAAGCAAACTTGGAGCCGGATCATATTGCACCTTGGGTGAAAGCATACAAG GATGGTGAAGTCCCGGCATATAAAAAGTCAGAGCCTATTCCTGAATCTAACAATGAGCCTGTGAAAGTGGTTGTTGCTGATACCCTGCAGGACATAGTTTTCAACTCTGGAAAGAATG TTCTCATAGAGTTTTATGCTCCTTGGTGTGGGCACTGCAAAAAGTTGGCTCCAATCCTGGATGAAGTTGCTGTCTCGTATGAAAATGATGCTGCTGTTATTATTGCAAAGCTT GATGCAACTGCAAATGATATCCCAAGTGATACCTTTGATGTCAAAGGTTACCCAACTTTGTACTTCAAGTCTGCAAATGGAGACCTGTTGCAGTATGATGGTGATAGGACCAAGGAAGGCATCATAGAATACATTGAAAAGAATCGGGATAAAACTACCTCACAAGACAAAACTACTTCAGAAGACAAAACCACCTCACAAGATGCATCAAAAGATGAGCTCTAA